In one Procambarus clarkii isolate CNS0578487 chromosome 87, FALCON_Pclarkii_2.0, whole genome shotgun sequence genomic region, the following are encoded:
- the LOC123746975 gene encoding putative uncharacterized protein DDB_G0286901 codes for MGQIDNNMGQIDNNMGQINNNMGQIDNNMGQIDNNMGQININMGQINNNMGQINNNMGQIDNNMGQIDNNMGQTNNNMGQTNNNMGQTNNNMGQIDNNMGQIDNNMGQIDNNMGQIDNNMGQIDNNMGQINNNMGQTNNNICQTNNNMGQTNSNMGQTNNNMGQTNNNMGQTNSNMGQTNNNMGQTNSNMGQTNSNMGQTNNNMGQTNNNMGQVVRNNFSTRGRVEAVY; via the coding sequence ATGGGTCAGATCGACAATAATATGGGTCAGATCGACAATAATATGGGTCAGATCAACAATAATATGGGTCAGATCGACAATAATATGGGTCAGATCGACAATAATATGGGTCAGATCAACATTAATATGGGTCAGATCAACAATAATATGGGTCAGATCAACAATAATATGGGTCAGATCGACAATAATATGGGTCAGATCGACAATAATATGGGTCAGACCAACAATAATATGGGTCAGACCAACAATAATATGGGTCAGACCAACAATAATATGGGTCAGATCGACAATAATATGGGTCAGATCGACAATAATATGGGTCAGATTGACAATAATATGGGTCAGATCGACAATAATATGGGTCAGATCGACAATAATATGGGTCAGATCAACAATAATATGGGTCAGACCAACAATAATATTTGTCAGACCAACAATAATATGGGTCAGACCAACAGTAATATGGGTCAGACCAACAATAATATGGGTCAGACCAACAATAATATGGGTCAGACCAACAGTAATATGGGTCAGACCAACAATAATATGGGTCAGACCAACAGTAATATGGGTCAGACCAACAGTAATATGGGTCAGACCAACAATAATATGGGTCAGACCAACAATAATATGGGTCAGGTGGTGAGAAACAACTTCTCAACTAGAGGAAGAGTAGAGGCAGTGTATTAG